The Calothrix sp. PCC 7507 DNA segment ATCTAACTAGCAGAGTATAACACTTGGGACTGAGGGGTGACACCCATCATTTGATATTTCTGTAAAGATTTGACAAAAAACCGCTAGAAAAACTTTAGGCAGAAGCCATAATCTTCACAATACGTCTACCAGTCTGTACTAGTAGTCTGTCAAGCACTGATTGACGGGTAATGCGAGCATCTTGCTCGCGTCGTGAGCGGGACGCTCACACTACAAACCCGTCAAAATCAATGGAAATAAAGCACCTATGACAAATCGCTAAAAGACTGAATGTACAGGTTTCTTTATTTCATACTTCATACTTCATACTTCATACTTCATACTTCCGCCTTGCGGTACTAGGCGTTAAGTTTCTGCTCAACTAATTCGTTAGTCAGCTTAGGATCGGCACGTTTGTCGGTTTTTTTCAGAACTTGTCCGACAAAGAAACCCTTGAGGTTGACGTTACCGCTGCGATATTTTTCGAGTTGTTGGGGGTTAGCGGCGATCACTTCATCAACTATGAGTCCTAACACGACAGGATCGGTGATTAATTCTTGTCCAGCAAAAGCTTGCTCAGGAGATATACCTGTGAGCAAATCTGGTAACTTTTGTTTGGCTTGAGCGTTGCTGATTTTACCTTGTTCAATGCGGGTAATGACATCAGCTAAATTTTTGGGAGTCAAAGCAATTTCGCTGATGGCGAGTTTTTGCTTGTTGAGGTAGGCGGCGATATCTTGGGTAATCCAGTTGGCGGCGGCTTTGGGATTTGCACCAGATGCGATCGCACTTTCAAAATAGTCAGCGACTGGCCGATCTTCTGTCAACACCCGTGTATCGTAAACTGAAAGCCCCAAATCATTTTCATAATGATGGCGTTTTTGGGCTGGGAGTTCTGGTAATTCACTACGCCATTGTTCTAATTGTTCACCAGAAACCTCTATGGGGGCTAAATCTGGTTCGGGAAAGTAGCGGTAATCGCTAGAACCTTCCTTAACGCGCATACTAATTGTACGTTGTGCGCCTTCTTCCCAGAGGCGAGTTTCTTGGATAATGCGATCGCCTGCTTCCACTGCGGCGATTTGGCGTTCAATCTCATATTCAATCGCTCGTTGAATGGCGTTGAATGAGTTCATGTTCTTAATTTCTACTTTCGTACCAAATTCTTTTCGTCCCACAGGACGCACAGATATATTGACATCACAGCGCAAAGAACCTTCTTGCATGTTACCGTCACTCACACCGAGATAGCGGACAATCCGGCGCAGTTCTTGGGCATATTCAGCGGCTTCTTGTCCAGAACGCAAATCAGGTTCGGAGACAATTTCTACCAAAGGCACACCCGCCCGATTGTAGTCTACCAAAGAATAAGCAGAACCAGAAAGACGCTCACTCCCTGCGTGTACCAATTTGCCTGCGTCTTCTTCCATGTGCAGGCGTGTGATCCCAATACGTTTACGAATGGGGTTCCCTTCAGCATCTACTAACTCAATTTCGATCCAACCATGTTCAGCGATCGGTAAGTCGTATTGAGAAATTTGATAATTCTTCGGTAAATCCGGATAAAAATATTGTTTTCGGTCAAATTTACTATATTCTGCAATTTGGCAATTCAGGGCTAAACCTGCTTTCACAGCATATTCCAGCACCTTTTCATTGAGTACGGGTAAGACTCCAGGTAAACCCATACACACTGGGTCAATGTTAGTATTGGGGTCAGCGCCAAATGCGGTAGAACTACTAGAGAAAATTTTGGTGTTGGTACTTAGCTGACAATGGGTTTCTAGTCCAATAATCGCTTCATACTCAGTTTTTACGGTAGCGGAAGTCATAAAATCAAAAATTCGGCATAATCTTTCATAATGGTACTATTGTAGCTGTGTCGTGAGTACTGAATGCTGATTTACTAGGATAGGGATTTCCGACTCAGCAATAACAGTAATCAAAATGCAAACAGAATTGGTGATTTTTGACTGTGACGGAGTGCTGGTAGATAGTGAAGCATTGGGTAATCGCGTCCTTGTCGAATTTGTTGCAGACTTCGGACTTGCACTACAGCTTGACGAAGCTGTTTTGTTATTTAAGGGTGGTAAAATGTCTGATTGTGTTGCTGTAATTGAGCAACGGTTGGGGAAAAAACTACCACCAGATTTTGTGGCTCAACTTCGTGCCCGTACTGCTGAAGCGTTTGAGCGTGAACTGCTTTCTATAGAAGGGATAGAGACAGCTCTAGACAAAATCAATCTACCAATCTGCGTTGCTTCCAGTGGCCCGCCAGAAAAGATTAAGTTAGCTTTGCATGTGACTAATTTGTTACCTCGATTTGCAGGGCGCATCTTTAGTTCCTATGAAATTGGTAGCTGGAAGCCAGCACCAGACTTATTCTTATTATGCAGCTAAAAAGATGGGAGTTGATGCTACATCTTGCACAGTTGTCGAAGATAGCATTTTGGGTGTGCGTGCAGGTGTTGCGGCTGGGATGAGAGTTTTAGGTTATACCAATCCGAGTGAAGCCGCTCTACTTGAGGCACATGGAGCGCATGTCTTTCACTCGATGTATCAATTGCCTGATTTACTGTAATTTGTAGTCTATTTCTGGGTTCCAGCACCAACGTCAGATGTGGGATTTTACTTAAGAATCCTCCCAGATTGATGTTTAAATGAAAACCTAAAACTGTGAGTTATAACTAGAGTTATTTTCCCTATATAAAATCTTTACTTATGCAAGTACGTCTGATTGCTGCAACCTTACTGTTAACTTTAGGTTCTCCATCCTTAATATTGCACACTTCAGCACCACTGCTGGCGCAAGCACCAACACCAACTAATGAAGAACGCATCATTGAAGCCGTTACCTTAAATAATCAAGGTGAAGGCCTGGTTTATAAGGATTTGGTAGGTTTAGGTGACTTGCAAGCAGGCCTAGAATTATTCCAGCAGGCGATCGCTATTTTCAAAAAATACAATGCTAAGGCTGGAGAGGCTAATAGTCTTGTCAATATTGGCTATGTATACCAGCGTCAAGGCGAGTATTCTAAGGCTTTGGAGTTCTTTCAGCAGTCTTTAGCGATTCGCAAACAAACGAAGGATACCCAAAATGAATGGATATCTCTTTCCTATATTGGGGAAGCCTATATCAATTTAGGACAGTATCAAAAAGCACAAGAATTTTATCAGCCTGCTTTAGCGATCGTTAGAGAACTAAAAGCAGCAAATCCCAAGGATTCTAGCTATGCTACCAGCGAAAAAACTCTGCTGGCTGATATGGGGGCACTACACTTTAGACTAGGACAGTATCAAAAAGCACAAGAATTTTATCAGCAAAATTTGGCGCTACAGAAAGCAGACAGCGATGGCTCCGCCAACGCCAGAGGCGAACGCATTGGCAGCGCCGCGACTCTCAATAACTTAGGAGTAATTGCTGTTAATTTGGGGAATTATGCTCAAGCGCTTGATATATATCAACAAGCATTAACCAATGTTCAAGACTTCTGCTACAAAGAAAAATTAACTTGCTTTTACGGTACGGAAGCAGCAATTCTCAATAACTTAGCGGGAGCTTATTTTAACTTAGGTCAATATCAAAAATCCTTGGAGTTTGCAGATAAATCCTCAACTATTTACAAAAAATTCCGCACTGGTGAATATAAAGGAACAACTAAGAAAGAAATTGAGTTACTTTATAATGCTTTAGGTCAAAATCCCCAAGCTTTACAACAAATTACCAGCCGTGCCAATGTTGGGGATAATTATGGTAAAGACTCTTTTCAATTCCAAGGTGAAGCACTTAACCTCAATAATATCGGGCAAATTAATTTTAGTTTGGGTAAATATGATCAAGCACTCAGCTTATATCAACAAGCTTTAAATATTTACAAACAAAACAATTATAAACAAGGTATTGCTGTAGCGTTAAATAATATTGGGCGGGCTTATACTGCTACCAGTAAATATGACCAAGCAATCCAGTCAAATCAGCAAGCTTTAGCTACTTATAAAGAAGTAGGCGATCGCACTGGTGAAGGCGTGACAATTAGCAATCTTGGGCAAATTTATCAAAAACAAAGTCAGTACGAAAAAGCTTTAGGGTTTTATCAGCAAGCTTTACCCATACATCGGGAAGTAAGTGATAAGCTTAGTGAAGCTGAAACGCTGAAATATCTGGGAGATGTGTTATCTCAACAAAATCAGCCACAACTAGCGATCGCCTTTTACAAAGAATCAATCAATCTGACGGAAACGATTCGCCAAAGCCTGCGATCTGTCCCTACTGACATCCAACAATCTTACACAGAAACCGTTGCCGAAAGATATCGCCGACTCGCTGATTTATTACTTAAACAAAATCGTCCCGCCGAAGCACAACAAGTTCTAGATTTACTCAAAATCCAAGAAGTAAAAGATTTTATTGGGAATAGGCGCGGTAGTTCTGAGAAGATTATAGCTAATCGGGAGCCACAACCACCAGAAAAGTTGCCTTTAAAGCCCCAAGAACAAGAGATTTCGCAGAAATATAGTAACCTTCAAGATAAAGCGATCGCCCTTGGTAAAGAACTCACAAATCTCCGCAAAATTAACCCCAAAGAACGCACGTCTGCTCAAGAAAAGCGCATTGGTGAGTTGGTGAAACTTGAGCAAGAAATTACTGGTGAGTTTAACAAATTTATTAAAAGTCCCGCTGTAGCAGCTTTAGTTCAGCAGTT contains these protein-coding regions:
- the gatB gene encoding Asp-tRNA(Asn)/Glu-tRNA(Gln) amidotransferase subunit GatB, which encodes MTSATVKTEYEAIIGLETHCQLSTNTKIFSSSSTAFGADPNTNIDPVCMGLPGVLPVLNEKVLEYAVKAGLALNCQIAEYSKFDRKQYFYPDLPKNYQISQYDLPIAEHGWIEIELVDAEGNPIRKRIGITRLHMEEDAGKLVHAGSERLSGSAYSLVDYNRAGVPLVEIVSEPDLRSGQEAAEYAQELRRIVRYLGVSDGNMQEGSLRCDVNISVRPVGRKEFGTKVEIKNMNSFNAIQRAIEYEIERQIAAVEAGDRIIQETRLWEEGAQRTISMRVKEGSSDYRYFPEPDLAPIEVSGEQLEQWRSELPELPAQKRHHYENDLGLSVYDTRVLTEDRPVADYFESAIASGANPKAAANWITQDIAAYLNKQKLAISEIALTPKNLADVITRIEQGKISNAQAKQKLPDLLTGISPEQAFAGQELITDPVVLGLIVDEVIAANPQQLEKYRSGNVNLKGFFVGQVLKKTDKRADPKLTNELVEQKLNA
- a CDS encoding HAD family hydrolase: MQTELVIFDCDGVLVDSEALGNRVLVEFVADFGLALQLDEAVLLFKGGKMSDCVAVIEQRLGKKLPPDFVAQLRARTAEAFERELLSIEGIETALDKINLPICVASSGPPEKIKLALHVTNLLPRFAGRIFSSYEIGSWKPAPDLFLLCS
- a CDS encoding HAD family phosphatase, whose protein sequence is MGVDATSCTVVEDSILGVRAGVAAGMRVLGYTNPSEAALLEAHGAHVFHSMYQLPDLL
- a CDS encoding tetratricopeptide repeat protein; translated protein: MQVRLIAATLLLTLGSPSLILHTSAPLLAQAPTPTNEERIIEAVTLNNQGEGLVYKDLVGLGDLQAGLELFQQAIAIFKKYNAKAGEANSLVNIGYVYQRQGEYSKALEFFQQSLAIRKQTKDTQNEWISLSYIGEAYINLGQYQKAQEFYQPALAIVRELKAANPKDSSYATSEKTLLADMGALHFRLGQYQKAQEFYQQNLALQKADSDGSANARGERIGSAATLNNLGVIAVNLGNYAQALDIYQQALTNVQDFCYKEKLTCFYGTEAAILNNLAGAYFNLGQYQKSLEFADKSSTIYKKFRTGEYKGTTKKEIELLYNALGQNPQALQQITSRANVGDNYGKDSFQFQGEALNLNNIGQINFSLGKYDQALSLYQQALNIYKQNNYKQGIAVALNNIGRAYTATSKYDQAIQSNQQALATYKEVGDRTGEGVTISNLGQIYQKQSQYEKALGFYQQALPIHREVSDKLSEAETLKYLGDVLSQQNQPQLAIAFYKESINLTETIRQSLRSVPTDIQQSYTETVAERYRRLADLLLKQNRPAEAQQVLDLLKIQEVKDFIGNRRGSSEKIIANREPQPPEKLPLKPQEQEISQKYSNLQDKAIALGKELTNLRKINPKERTSAQEKRIGELVKLEQEITGEFNKFIKSPAVAALVQQLSITSAQENLSLRQLNSIRDNLRQLNKKAVLLYPLVLDDRLELVIVTADAPPIHRTVPVKQEELNKVILEYRQTIQVPYKNIKAPAQQLYDWLIKPIENDLKQADIKTIIYAPDGELRYIPLAALYDGKNWLIERFIINNITAASLTKFDSKPQKNLQVLAAAFTKGDYTIKLASREEVFSGLVFAKQEVENLAKTIPGTKILLDNNFSPLVTIPQMNDYKIIHLATHGLLVKGTPEDSFILFGDGERVTLKDIENWSLPNVDLVVLSACQTGLGDKLGNGQEILGLGYQIQLTGAKAAIASLWSVSDGGTQALMNIFYKTLQAGNTTKAEALRTAQISLLTGKYLGISKTPVIATQGKNNNILSAEAGNQFSHPYYWAPFILIGNGL